From the genome of Kosmotoga arenicorallina S304, one region includes:
- a CDS encoding 2-oxoacid:acceptor oxidoreductase family protein encodes MSENILIAAGFGGQGIMLLGQILATAAMYDNKHSTWLPSYGPEMRGGTANCTVVINDEPIGSPVTDTPGELIIMNIPSLLKFEPSLKENGLLILNTSVVDREPKRQDIDLVKIDANKVAEEIGSTKISNMVMLGAYIEKTGAVTVESVEKALRKKLTGKKAALIELNLKAIESGIKLARK; translated from the coding sequence ATGAGCGAAAATATCTTAATAGCTGCTGGGTTCGGCGGACAGGGTATTATGCTTCTTGGTCAGATACTTGCCACTGCTGCTATGTACGACAATAAACACAGCACCTGGCTTCCTTCCTACGGCCCGGAAATGCGCGGTGGTACAGCCAATTGCACTGTGGTGATTAACGATGAGCCTATCGGATCACCGGTTACCGATACCCCAGGTGAACTAATAATAATGAATATTCCCTCGTTGTTGAAATTTGAACCCTCTCTCAAAGAAAATGGGCTGTTAATACTGAACACATCTGTTGTCGACAGAGAACCCAAAAGACAGGATATAGACCTTGTGAAGATCGATGCCAATAAAGTTGCTGAAGAAATCGGAAGCACAAAGATTTCCAACATGGTCATGCTTGGAGCATATATAGAGAAAACAGGTGCGGTAACAGTAGAAAGTGTCGAAAAAGCTCTCAGAAAAAAACTGACAGGAAAAAAAGCTGCACTCATTGAGCTAAACCTTAAAGCAATCGAATCGGGCATAAAACTGGCCAGGAAATAA
- the mnmE gene encoding tRNA uridine-5-carboxymethylaminomethyl(34) synthesis GTPase MnmE codes for MIFDPICAVATPKGFSALAVIRCSGAGVWEKVTPFLKLDRIKPWRLNLTNFTVDGELIDELTAVFYKAPMSYTGEDMVELITHGSPIVLKLIMESLFKAGFREALPGEFTKRAVMNGKMDLLKAESIEVLVEAKTRKAHEAAAFIYQGKLGNTIDDIRQLLIRAMAEIEVELNYPGEVEASTEMVHNLLLEAKKRLDELVAHGENGISLTEGIRTVIAGRPNVGKSTLLNALLRKDRAIVTDIPGTTRDTIEEALSIDGTYFKIIDTAGIRKSDNLVEKLGIDRSIREIEQADLVVFMVDLTDPGQDLELFESIKPKLKRYVLLGNKLDLAKKCPESVELCISANSSEFLRSVEEKMLEKVADMLNPYEGELFITERQKALSYKALEFLNETVNSLTGGITMDIVSSFLHQTVKILDELTGKHLQEDLLDTIFKNFCVGK; via the coding sequence ATGATTTTTGATCCGATTTGTGCTGTTGCCACGCCAAAAGGCTTTTCAGCCCTTGCTGTGATAAGATGTTCCGGTGCAGGGGTATGGGAAAAAGTTACGCCTTTTCTAAAACTGGACAGGATAAAGCCCTGGCGGCTTAATCTTACCAATTTCACTGTTGACGGTGAGCTCATCGATGAACTCACAGCAGTGTTTTACAAAGCCCCTATGTCTTATACGGGCGAAGACATGGTCGAATTGATCACACACGGAAGCCCCATAGTTCTAAAACTCATCATGGAATCCTTGTTCAAAGCGGGTTTTAGAGAGGCATTGCCCGGAGAATTCACGAAACGAGCCGTAATGAACGGAAAAATGGATTTGCTGAAAGCAGAATCAATTGAAGTGCTTGTGGAGGCAAAGACCAGAAAAGCCCATGAAGCTGCGGCATTCATCTATCAAGGGAAACTGGGGAATACAATTGATGACATCAGGCAGCTCTTAATTAGGGCGATGGCAGAAATCGAAGTGGAACTGAATTATCCAGGTGAAGTTGAAGCTTCAACAGAAATGGTTCACAACCTGCTTCTGGAAGCGAAGAAACGCCTTGATGAGCTGGTCGCGCACGGCGAAAATGGAATTTCGCTTACAGAGGGAATAAGAACGGTGATAGCTGGTAGGCCGAACGTCGGCAAATCTACGCTTTTGAATGCGCTGCTCAGAAAGGATAGGGCAATTGTCACAGATATTCCCGGTACAACTCGAGATACCATTGAGGAAGCTCTCAGCATCGATGGCACATATTTTAAAATAATAGATACAGCTGGAATCCGAAAATCCGACAATCTTGTTGAGAAACTGGGGATAGACAGGAGCATACGAGAAATCGAGCAGGCTGATCTGGTTGTTTTCATGGTTGATCTAACCGATCCGGGACAGGATCTTGAGCTATTCGAATCGATTAAACCCAAACTCAAACGCTATGTGCTTCTGGGCAACAAGCTCGATCTGGCGAAGAAGTGCCCTGAATCTGTTGAACTGTGCATTAGTGCAAACTCAAGCGAATTTCTCAGAAGCGTTGAAGAGAAGATGCTTGAAAAAGTCGCTGACATGCTGAATCCTTATGAAGGTGAGTTGTTCATTACCGAAAGACAGAAAGCCCTTAGCTATAAGGCTCTTGAATTTCTCAACGAAACAGTGAATTCCCTTACGGGTGGAATTACCATGGACATAGTGTCCTCATTTCTTCATCAGACAGTAAAAATTCTTGATGAGCTCACTGGAAAGCACCTTCAGGAAGATTTGCTTGACACCATATTCAAGAATTTCTGCGTGGGAAAATGA
- a CDS encoding cobalamin biosynthesis protein CobQ produces MFDSRISIFMGMFGSGKTEISLNVALELKEKYEHVALADIDVISPYFRSRDYFKELERMGIKLIAPHSSLMHADLPIITAAVYGYISNEKYSLIIDVGGNDDGAIVLSSLKVALKGKDVRTYFVLNPYRPFTDTVEKTIDHIHRLSRVSRRKIDYLINNSNLGNETTLENIQYGEAFVSEVSRQTNIPVLATVVMNGLHFNSEKFSVFRIKKFLKTPWEG; encoded by the coding sequence ATGTTTGACAGTAGAATATCTATTTTTATGGGTATGTTTGGGAGCGGAAAAACTGAGATTTCATTAAATGTGGCTCTGGAGTTGAAGGAAAAATACGAACACGTTGCCCTTGCTGATATAGATGTTATCAGCCCCTATTTCAGATCGAGAGATTATTTCAAAGAGCTGGAGCGCATGGGAATAAAACTCATTGCGCCACATAGCTCATTGATGCATGCAGATCTACCAATAATAACAGCAGCTGTTTATGGTTATATTTCCAACGAGAAATATTCTCTCATCATCGATGTCGGTGGCAATGACGATGGTGCAATTGTGCTTAGTTCATTAAAAGTCGCTTTAAAAGGAAAGGATGTACGGACATATTTTGTGCTCAATCCTTACAGGCCTTTTACAGACACCGTTGAGAAAACGATTGATCATATACACAGGTTATCCAGAGTATCCAGAAGAAAAATTGATTACCTTATTAACAACTCAAATCTCGGCAACGAGACCACACTGGAAAACATTCAATATGGCGAGGCCTTTGTAAGCGAAGTATCCAGGCAAACCAATATACCTGTTTTAGCAACAGTGGTTATGAATGGTTTGCATTTCAATTCTGAAAAATTTTCGGTTTTTAGAATAAAAAAATTTCTCAAAACACCTTGGGAGGGTTGA
- a CDS encoding ABC transporter permease: MRHSFLALWVAFLFLFLFIVLPLTITFGIGDIEKFLDVLKTPSVLSILKFTLIQAVLSTFLAFAAGLPAAYYYSRHNNSLSSLLYYTTYIPFFLPGISMVVGFLVLLGRYGILNNFLSLVGIGRKQFLYSFSAILLGHTFYNSPITVRIVGNALKNLPAEIIEAGKVDGASKIKLFWSLEMPLIVPAVLSSLILTFSYCFTSFAVVLILGGSQYATLEVAIYMYLKLLARPEVAMGLALIQFLFIFAFGFFGTFFESRISLPIGNRIIYKGGLFSSVALLYLLFEWLPVFSGVFGSFYDFRRSRFFFDKIVNLFSAGRVEILGTSILNTIFRSLRLSLIAAFLATAISFIISWSARNSKFENISVRLTSLISISITPAILALGYIIAYRNLPPQMSMVLLYTVVSFPVVINLFHAEMASFDSAIIEAARIDGARFCQILRYIAIPLLKPAIATGFAITFAISMGEFSGSLILGSDRAPTITVAIYRMLSSKHVPEARLLSSLLVIIVLVTIFIINRLSIRVFRSKI; this comes from the coding sequence ATGCGCCATTCTTTTCTGGCTCTTTGGGTAGCTTTTTTGTTTCTGTTCCTTTTTATCGTTCTGCCTTTGACGATAACATTTGGCATTGGAGATATAGAGAAATTTCTTGATGTCTTAAAGACTCCCTCGGTCTTGAGCATTTTGAAATTCACATTGATTCAGGCTGTCCTGAGTACTTTTTTGGCATTCGCGGCAGGTTTGCCTGCCGCGTATTACTATTCAAGGCATAACAATAGCCTGAGTTCCCTTTTATATTACACCACCTATATCCCATTCTTTTTACCAGGAATTTCAATGGTTGTAGGCTTTTTGGTTCTGTTAGGCAGATACGGGATTTTAAACAATTTTCTAAGTTTAGTAGGCATTGGGCGGAAACAATTTCTGTACAGTTTTAGCGCGATTTTGCTCGGGCATACCTTTTACAATTCGCCCATTACAGTAAGAATTGTGGGAAATGCTCTTAAAAACCTTCCTGCTGAAATCATAGAAGCCGGAAAAGTCGATGGGGCTTCAAAAATCAAACTTTTTTGGTCTCTGGAAATGCCTTTGATAGTGCCTGCGGTATTGAGTTCGTTGATCCTTACCTTTTCCTATTGCTTCACGTCCTTTGCGGTTGTGCTAATATTAGGCGGCTCGCAATACGCAACCCTGGAAGTCGCCATCTATATGTACCTTAAATTGCTGGCCAGGCCAGAAGTGGCAATGGGGCTTGCCCTTATTCAATTTCTCTTCATATTTGCATTTGGTTTTTTCGGGACTTTCTTTGAATCCAGGATCTCTTTGCCAATAGGAAATAGAATTATCTACAAAGGAGGATTATTCTCATCTGTAGCTTTGCTTTATCTACTCTTTGAATGGCTACCGGTTTTTAGTGGTGTGTTTGGCTCTTTCTATGATTTCAGAAGATCGCGTTTTTTCTTCGATAAGATTGTCAACCTATTCAGCGCTGGTCGGGTTGAAATCCTGGGCACTTCGATTCTGAATACCATCTTTCGCTCACTGAGATTGTCTCTGATTGCCGCATTTTTGGCTACTGCAATTTCCTTTATCATTAGCTGGAGCGCTCGCAACTCGAAATTTGAAAACATCTCGGTAAGGCTGACTTCTCTTATCAGCATTTCCATAACACCAGCCATTCTGGCTCTGGGATACATCATCGCATACAGGAATCTTCCCCCACAAATGAGTATGGTTCTCCTTTATACGGTGGTTTCCTTTCCTGTAGTTATAAACCTCTTTCACGCCGAAATGGCATCTTTTGATTCAGCAATAATCGAAGCTGCCAGAATAGATGGTGCAAGATTCTGTCAAATACTACGATACATAGCTATTCCCCTTTTAAAACCTGCTATTGCAACAGGTTTTGCAATCACGTTCGCCATTTCCATGGGTGAGTTCAGCGGTTCGCTTATACTGGGTAGCGATAGAGCGCCCACCATAACAGTCGCTATCTATCGTATGCTTTCGAGTAAGCACGTTCCAGAAGCGAGGTTGCTAAGCTCGCTTCTGGTGATAATTGTGCTTGTTACAATTTTCATCATCAATCGTCTTTCAATAAGAGTTTTTAGAAGCAAGATATGA
- the mfd gene encoding transcription-repair coupling factor, with amino-acid sequence MSKKLIYTKDPLNWLGLNIREFKRTTVIIFPTEKMLNRLLEKLPEEISIDPFPSHDVFPFEEINTSFGVRSARLKLLRKLIKKQVSIIATTMHSFLRKTIPPDILKGKLLYLAPGSEFKLSASLLQAFGYERVFTVTEPAQFSIKGGIIDIFVPGDDFPVRIEVFDSVIESIRNFDPISQRSISRLENFEFIPGTEAMGLDEYLELAQTRITYAETQTAAKASFKLDGNCNLDTVSGLFYKSQSILADYLPEEVSYIFIEPDKGVDEFSRLEREVLEILDDRPVEKFLYRRFSGIKPEYFFKLSDYIILDSHEPIFLDWDSSVEEESGRVLPERKKKKREFIPVTPLIDWTELEIGDFVVHKDYGIGRYLGVKTISSSLGTREYLTLEYREGTKLYVPIERVDRVHKYIGQEEGVQLNSLKGQRWSKQKRSVEKEVRKRIKELAALYAARENTLGITLKGDSELEEKLKDSFPHVETEDQLRAIEEVLNDLAQIKPMDRLVSGDAGFGKTEVAIRAAFRAVVSGKQVAVLVPTTVLARQHFESFSSRLSPLGVSVKLLDRYTTGKERENLLMLLKKGLIDVVIGTHSLLSDSVRFYDLGLVIIDEEQLFGVMQKEHFKKLRLKVNVLSMSATPIPRTLYMALSGLRELSVIATPPAGRIGAETYVGPRNDKLIRTAVLREINRGGQVIYVHNRVRELADLHEILKRLLPEVSIGMAHGQMGKKQFEKVIGDFYDGNLDMLLCTTIIESGVDIPRANTLIVDDSQRYGLAQLYQLRGRVGRSDRRAFAYFLYDVKNLSPQSRERLKALKEFSGPGSGLRLAMRDMEIRGIGALLGSEQSGNISSVGLYLYHEMLEKAAKEILGKSFEKQEVKDTIDTEIKGIYYDMIIPESYVEDSIERLKIYRRIATARRVSELKELYSELIDRFGAAPKEVQSLFKVARIRLIAHRMGIRLVQYDNDSEYLRLEFADTRGFENLNSSNFKIIFNERESSAFVYGVRSRLVMETLNKLLSGDGKDDF; translated from the coding sequence ATGTCAAAAAAACTGATATACACAAAAGATCCCCTTAATTGGTTAGGACTTAACATAAGGGAATTTAAAAGAACAACAGTTATAATCTTCCCCACTGAAAAAATGCTCAATCGTTTGCTGGAAAAGCTTCCAGAAGAAATTTCTATTGACCCCTTTCCATCTCACGATGTTTTTCCCTTTGAGGAGATTAACACTTCCTTTGGCGTAAGAAGTGCCAGATTAAAACTTTTAAGAAAGCTCATAAAGAAGCAAGTTTCCATCATAGCCACGACTATGCATTCTTTTCTCAGAAAAACAATACCTCCGGACATCTTAAAAGGCAAACTCCTTTACCTTGCACCGGGTAGTGAATTCAAACTGAGTGCATCTTTACTGCAAGCTTTTGGTTATGAGAGGGTCTTCACCGTAACGGAGCCTGCCCAATTTTCTATCAAAGGGGGAATAATAGATATCTTTGTTCCCGGTGATGATTTTCCTGTCAGAATAGAAGTTTTTGATAGCGTGATTGAGTCCATACGGAACTTCGACCCAATATCACAACGCAGCATCTCGCGCCTTGAAAACTTTGAATTTATACCGGGCACAGAAGCTATGGGGTTAGACGAATATCTTGAACTTGCACAGACCAGGATAACTTACGCGGAAACCCAGACAGCCGCAAAGGCCAGCTTCAAGCTTGATGGGAATTGCAACCTTGATACAGTATCGGGCCTGTTTTATAAATCTCAAAGCATTCTTGCGGATTATTTGCCTGAAGAAGTATCTTATATATTCATAGAGCCCGACAAAGGCGTCGATGAGTTTTCACGGCTTGAAAGAGAAGTATTGGAAATACTCGATGATAGGCCGGTAGAGAAGTTTCTATACAGGAGATTTTCGGGAATAAAACCTGAATACTTCTTCAAATTGAGCGATTACATTATTCTTGACAGCCATGAGCCTATTTTTTTAGATTGGGACTCCTCTGTGGAAGAAGAAAGTGGTAGGGTTTTACCGGAGAGGAAAAAGAAAAAGCGTGAATTCATCCCGGTTACTCCTCTTATAGACTGGACCGAACTGGAGATAGGAGACTTTGTGGTCCATAAAGATTACGGAATAGGACGCTATCTGGGGGTAAAAACCATTTCGTCATCTCTGGGGACACGAGAGTATTTGACTCTCGAGTATAGAGAGGGAACGAAGCTTTACGTGCCCATTGAGCGAGTTGATAGGGTTCATAAATACATTGGGCAGGAAGAAGGAGTTCAACTCAATTCGCTCAAAGGCCAGCGGTGGTCAAAACAAAAAAGATCAGTTGAAAAGGAAGTAAGAAAGAGAATCAAAGAGCTTGCTGCTTTATACGCTGCAAGAGAAAACACGTTGGGAATTACCTTAAAGGGAGACTCTGAACTTGAAGAGAAGCTCAAGGATAGCTTTCCTCATGTTGAAACGGAAGACCAGCTTAGAGCCATTGAGGAAGTCTTGAATGATCTGGCTCAAATTAAGCCAATGGATCGACTTGTAAGCGGCGATGCCGGTTTTGGAAAGACAGAAGTCGCCATTCGTGCTGCCTTCAGAGCAGTTGTTTCGGGAAAACAGGTCGCTGTCCTTGTTCCTACAACTGTGCTTGCCAGACAGCATTTCGAGAGCTTCAGCTCCAGGTTATCGCCCTTGGGTGTTTCCGTTAAACTGCTTGACCGCTACACAACGGGGAAAGAGCGAGAGAATCTTCTCATGTTACTGAAAAAAGGGTTGATAGATGTTGTCATTGGCACCCACAGCCTTCTTTCTGACTCCGTTCGTTTTTACGACCTTGGTCTGGTGATAATAGACGAAGAACAGCTTTTCGGGGTTATGCAAAAAGAGCACTTTAAAAAATTGAGGTTAAAGGTCAACGTTCTTTCCATGAGCGCAACTCCAATTCCCAGAACGCTTTATATGGCTTTGTCAGGATTGAGGGAGCTATCTGTTATTGCAACGCCTCCTGCCGGCAGGATAGGTGCAGAAACTTATGTTGGACCGAGGAATGATAAATTGATAAGGACAGCTGTTTTAAGAGAAATCAATCGAGGTGGCCAGGTGATCTATGTTCACAATAGAGTTCGTGAACTGGCTGATCTTCACGAAATCTTGAAAAGATTGCTCCCAGAAGTCTCTATAGGCATGGCTCATGGGCAAATGGGCAAGAAGCAATTTGAAAAAGTAATAGGTGACTTCTACGATGGAAATCTCGATATGCTCCTTTGCACAACAATAATAGAAAGTGGAGTGGATATCCCCAGAGCAAATACCCTGATTGTGGATGACTCACAGAGATATGGCCTTGCACAGCTTTATCAGCTTCGTGGGCGTGTAGGCAGGAGCGACAGGAGGGCATTCGCGTACTTTTTATATGATGTTAAGAATCTTTCCCCACAATCCAGAGAAAGGCTAAAAGCATTGAAAGAGTTCTCCGGGCCGGGAAGCGGATTACGGCTTGCCATGAGAGACATGGAGATAAGGGGTATCGGTGCCTTGTTGGGAAGCGAACAGTCAGGAAACATTTCTTCCGTAGGTCTCTACCTTTATCACGAAATGCTGGAAAAAGCGGCAAAAGAGATCCTCGGCAAATCCTTCGAAAAACAGGAAGTGAAGGATACCATTGACACGGAAATAAAAGGGATATATTATGATATGATAATTCCCGAGTCGTATGTGGAAGATTCCATAGAACGTTTGAAAATATACCGCAGAATTGCCACTGCGAGAAGAGTTTCAGAGCTGAAAGAGCTTTACTCTGAACTAATAGACAGGTTTGGAGCCGCTCCAAAAGAAGTGCAGTCGCTCTTTAAAGTTGCCAGAATAAGGCTTATCGCTCATAGAATGGGTATAAGGCTCGTTCAATATGACAATGACTCTGAATATCTAAGGTTGGAGTTTGCCGATACGAGAGGTTTCGAAAATCTAAATTCTAGCAACTTCAAGATTATATTCAATGAAAGGGAGTCCTCTGCTTTTGTGTATGGAGTCAGATCAAGGCTCGTTATGGAAACGCTAAACAAGCTGCTTTCAGGAGATGGGAAAGATGATTTTTGA
- a CDS encoding 4Fe-4S dicluster domain-containing protein, whose translation MPKNFVEIDEERCKGCGLCISVCPKKVLDFADHFNSKGYHPATQVDKENCIGCGFCYMMCPDTAITVYRENVEVKG comes from the coding sequence ATGCCGAAAAATTTCGTTGAAATTGACGAAGAACGTTGTAAGGGTTGTGGACTGTGCATAAGTGTCTGCCCAAAAAAAGTGCTGGACTTTGCTGACCATTTTAACAGCAAAGGTTACCATCCCGCAACTCAGGTAGACAAAGAAAACTGTATTGGTTGCGGTTTCTGCTATATGATGTGTCCAGATACTGCAATAACTGTCTACCGTGAGAATGTCGAAGTAAAAGGATGA
- a CDS encoding thiamine ABC transporter substrate-binding protein yields MKRLLVLLFLAISVFLLGEELVVYTYDSLLPFAREAFPLFEEKTGVNVLVKTFGDAGALLAKLISEKGKTDVDIVIGIDNLLAERAFEEDLFISYLPDNARLIRDLNLIFDPLWRLTPYDYGAIALIYDRNELGELSLSSMDDLTKKEFEKSIIIEDPRTSSTGLAFLMWTYALYGDEFLDFWQKFKKSVLTITLGWDDAFEKFEAGEAPMMVSYATDGAYSYEYYGEVSYGTLIPGNIGYVQIEGAGIVKWSEKKELAKEFIEFLISPEAQAHIPLNQWMFPVVETQMPESFEYALIPKEVVTVKSVDVEKIINLWERAIY; encoded by the coding sequence ATGAAAAGGCTTTTAGTTCTGTTGTTTTTGGCTATTTCGGTTTTTCTGTTAGGAGAAGAACTGGTTGTTTATACTTATGACAGCCTTTTACCCTTTGCGAGGGAAGCTTTTCCGCTTTTCGAGGAGAAAACAGGAGTGAACGTCCTGGTTAAAACCTTTGGAGACGCAGGAGCGCTTTTAGCAAAATTGATTTCAGAAAAGGGAAAAACCGATGTGGATATTGTGATCGGAATTGACAACCTTCTTGCAGAAAGGGCTTTCGAGGAAGACTTATTCATAAGTTACCTTCCAGACAATGCTCGATTGATACGGGATTTAAACCTTATTTTTGATCCTTTGTGGAGACTTACTCCATATGATTATGGAGCCATAGCCCTCATTTATGACAGGAATGAACTTGGGGAGTTATCCCTCTCTTCTATGGATGATCTAACCAAGAAGGAATTTGAAAAGAGCATCATTATAGAAGATCCGAGGACTTCAAGCACAGGTCTGGCGTTCCTGATGTGGACATATGCGCTGTATGGTGACGAATTCCTCGATTTCTGGCAGAAATTCAAGAAATCCGTGTTGACTATTACTCTCGGATGGGACGATGCCTTTGAGAAATTTGAAGCGGGAGAAGCGCCTATGATGGTTAGCTATGCCACTGATGGTGCATATTCCTATGAGTATTACGGTGAGGTGTCTTATGGTACGTTGATTCCGGGAAATATAGGGTATGTGCAGATTGAGGGTGCGGGCATTGTTAAGTGGAGTGAAAAAAAGGAATTGGCAAAGGAGTTCATCGAGTTCCTCATTTCTCCGGAAGCTCAGGCGCACATTCCCCTAAATCAATGGATGTTTCCGGTAGTTGAGACCCAAATGCCAGAATCCTTTGAATACGCACTAATACCAAAGGAAGTTGTCACTGTTAAAAGTGTGGATGTGGAAAAGATAATCAATTTATGGGAAAGAGCAATATATTGA
- a CDS encoding thiamine pyrophosphate-dependent enzyme, which translates to MAAKAIFKKPQSLSKKEFTYCPGCHHGIVHRLIAEVIDEFGIQGKTLMVAPVGCSVFAYTFFDVDGTVAAHGRAPAVATGMKRAMPDRVVFTYQGDGDLAAIGTAEIIHAANRGEKITTIFINNAIYGMTGGQMAPTTLLGMKTTTSPYGREIEREGYPIHVSEVLKELSGVAYLERVAVSSPAEVRKAKQAIKKAFTAQLKGLGFSLVEVLSTCPTNWGLSPVESINWLNENMKKEYPLGVFVDKVGELK; encoded by the coding sequence ATGGCGGCGAAGGCGATATTTAAAAAACCCCAATCTCTTTCCAAAAAAGAATTCACATACTGCCCGGGATGCCATCACGGAATTGTTCACAGATTGATAGCTGAGGTTATTGACGAATTCGGTATACAGGGCAAAACATTGATGGTAGCACCTGTTGGATGCTCTGTATTTGCTTATACTTTCTTTGATGTTGATGGGACGGTTGCCGCTCATGGAAGAGCTCCAGCAGTAGCCACCGGGATGAAACGCGCAATGCCCGATAGAGTTGTTTTCACATATCAGGGGGATGGCGATTTGGCCGCAATAGGTACAGCTGAAATAATACACGCCGCCAACAGGGGTGAGAAAATCACAACGATTTTTATCAACAATGCCATATACGGCATGACAGGCGGGCAGATGGCTCCCACCACCCTTTTGGGCATGAAGACAACGACTTCTCCTTATGGCAGGGAGATAGAGAGAGAAGGTTACCCTATACACGTTAGCGAAGTTTTGAAAGAGCTTTCAGGAGTCGCCTATCTTGAAAGGGTAGCGGTTAGTTCGCCTGCTGAGGTCAGGAAGGCGAAGCAGGCTATTAAGAAGGCTTTTACTGCTCAGCTTAAAGGATTGGGCTTTTCACTGGTTGAAGTTCTTTCTACCTGCCCTACTAATTGGGGTCTCAGCCCGGTTGAGTCAATTAACTGGCTAAATGAAAACATGAAAAAAGAATATCCGCTAGGTGTCTTTGTTGACAAGGTAGGTGAGCTTAAATGA
- a CDS encoding 3-methyl-2-oxobutanoate dehydrogenase subunit VorB — protein sequence MAEKVMVKGNEAMGEAAIRAGCRLYFGYPITPQSELTEYMARRLPEVEGTFLQSESEVAAVNMIYGAASTGTRVMTSTSSPGFSLMQEGISYIAGAELPSVFINVVRGGPGLGDIQPAQSDYFQGTKGGGHGDYRLIVLAPKSVQEAVDLVQLAFDLADKYRNPVLVLADGMLGQMMEPVEFPEFRDLKTLPDHSSWAMQGCEGREPHKITSFDIDPVNLEKMNLGYQKKYREIEAKEVRYDTEMIEDAEYLLVGYGTMARILGTVVKLARKEGLKVGLFRPITLWPFPYRELESFAKGKKVLLTVEMSMGQMIEDVKLAVNGKIDVNFYGRTGGVVPTPEEVLRELKKIIERSE from the coding sequence ATGGCTGAAAAAGTAATGGTTAAAGGAAACGAGGCTATGGGTGAAGCTGCCATAAGAGCCGGTTGTAGACTCTATTTCGGATACCCCATTACGCCGCAATCAGAACTCACAGAATATATGGCAAGAAGGCTTCCGGAAGTTGAAGGAACTTTTCTGCAATCCGAAAGTGAAGTTGCCGCTGTAAATATGATATATGGTGCAGCGAGCACCGGAACAAGAGTCATGACTTCAACTTCCAGCCCCGGGTTCAGTCTTATGCAGGAGGGAATTTCTTATATAGCAGGCGCAGAATTACCCAGCGTGTTTATCAATGTTGTGCGTGGTGGTCCAGGACTGGGTGACATTCAACCTGCGCAAAGTGATTACTTTCAGGGAACAAAAGGCGGAGGTCATGGCGATTACCGTTTAATCGTTCTTGCTCCAAAATCTGTTCAGGAAGCTGTTGATCTGGTCCAGCTTGCCTTTGACCTTGCTGATAAATACAGAAATCCTGTGCTTGTTCTCGCTGACGGTATGCTTGGACAAATGATGGAGCCTGTAGAGTTTCCTGAATTCAGAGATTTAAAAACCCTTCCAGACCACAGTTCCTGGGCAATGCAGGGTTGTGAAGGCAGAGAACCGCATAAGATAACATCTTTTGATATTGATCCGGTGAATCTGGAGAAAATGAATCTGGGATATCAAAAAAAATATCGTGAGATAGAAGCAAAAGAAGTTAGATATGACACAGAAATGATAGAAGATGCCGAGTATTTACTTGTCGGATACGGTACGATGGCGCGAATTTTGGGTACTGTTGTAAAATTGGCAAGAAAAGAAGGCTTGAAAGTCGGCCTTTTCAGGCCAATAACATTGTGGCCTTTCCCGTACAGGGAGCTGGAATCTTTTGCAAAAGGCAAAAAGGTACTGCTCACTGTTGAGATGTCTATGGGTCAGATGATTGAAGATGTAAAACTGGCAGTGAATGGTAAGATAGATGTTAATTTCTATGGGCGAACTGGCGGTGTCGTCCCCACTCCTGAAGAAGTGCTGCGGGAGTTAAAAAAGATTATTGAGAGGAGTGAGTGA